Within the Microbacterium sp. 1S1 genome, the region CCCGCGGCGCGGAACAGCTCATACCATTGCGCGCGGGTGAGCACGATGTCCGCCCCGGCCGCCGCCTCCTGGACCCGGTGCGGTGTCGTCGTTCCGAGCACGACCTGCATCCCCGCGGGGTGCCGCGTGATCCAGGCCGTGGCGATCGCGGTCGGCGTGACTCCGTGGACCTCCGCCAGGCGATCGATTACCGCATTGAGCTCGGGATAGTCCGGGCTCCCGAGGAAGACACCGCCGCCGAAGCCGCTCTGGTACGGCGACCACGCCTGCACGGTGATGCCGTTGATCCGGCAGTAGTCGACGATGCCGCCTCCGTCTCGACCGATGCTCTGATCATGTCCCGCCATGTTCGCCGCCACCGGCTGGGCGATGATCGGCGCGTGCGTGAGGGACAGCTGCAGTTGGTTGGCCACCAGCGGCTGACGCACCGCGCTCTTCAGCAGCTCGATCTGCGAGGGCGTGTGATTGGAGACGCCGAAGGCCCTGACCTTTCCTGACGACTCGAGGTGGTCGAAGGCGCGTGCGACCTCCTCCGGCTCCACCAGCGCATCGGGACGGTGCAGCAGCAGCACGTCGATGCGGTCGGTGCGAAGAGCGGCGAGCG harbors:
- a CDS encoding aldo/keto reductase family oxidoreductase translates to MKTVSFGSTTAPALIAGMMRIDSLDDEQIRDLYRTARDAGIDFFDHADIYGGRMHHCEARFGDALQLGAAERDEIVLQTKCGIVPSQGMFDFSYDHIVAQVEGSLAALRTDRIDVLLLHRPDALVEPEEVARAFDHLESSGKVRAFGVSNHTPSQIELLKSAVRQPLVANQLQLSLTHAPIIAQPVAANMAGHDQSIGRDGGGIVDYCRINGITVQAWSPYQSGFGGGVFLGSPDYPELNAVIDRLAEVHGVTPTAIATAWITRHPAGMQVVLGTTTPHRVQEAAAGADIVLTRAQWYELFRAAGHLLP